The following proteins are encoded in a genomic region of Magallana gigas chromosome 1, xbMagGiga1.1, whole genome shotgun sequence:
- the LOC105333714 gene encoding ankyrin-1 encodes MKCPLYENTLEESTCINSQSTTGSQQILMDVTAHPVYGTPFKSEHRYLTNVPTEKVQPSCSSYFQPTNSHSQIRSDPINDVNDRTSTEAFDVFYILAAIIFLFCIYQLKQTFKQQVPDVELLTQPERNPLINGHNHNDPGSLELDLEEIENIDNESTERVLLGCHTTKVNQTSNGNKKNLANTANTNGTGGHQQMMQTITKNVSEMVIAKLQKQGMFPTTVVNTSSRGCTDSLPEETTRRLTTCKPLLEKVIVNQWKRDRSWFVPTNISTCSKEKAKSNLKNPVNVSEKAGPEKSTSSHQMPLDCTIQSILNNTVDVCSDKDEEVNSLYTACQTGNDSILHILHSVGADINLCAGNGMSPLQLGCQNGHKNTARFLLDNGANINFQMNDGATALLIACFEGHASIVELLLERGADKKLCMENGVSPLYVACQNGSNSTVEILLRNQADINICSKNEVSPVFIACQKGYYNTVILLLNNGANVNLCTKDSVSPLYIACQNGHEKIVKLLLSNGADINLCEEEGGASPFYIACREGHETIVSILLSHEAKINQRIKTGASPLYIACEKGHECTVQLLLGNDADINVCKTNGVSPLFIACQNGHSSVVQILLSNKADINLCNGKGASPLFIACQNGHNETARILLSFGADPNLCENSNVTPLYIACQNGHDDIVDNLLNHGADVNSHNNEFSPIYTACQNGHYSIVQILLSKGADVNERQKKGISPIYIACQNGLFSIVQLLLSNGAEFNENQEKGTNPLYIAHQNGHDRIVDLLLGKSGSKSTARIPCESSDSTSVIVEFKEMPRTIFSIIQRTSSVNYQIRNTYLSRTDHGSTTSNREQF; translated from the exons ATGAAATGTCCATTGTACGAAAATACTCTTGAGGAATCAACATGCATAAA TTCGCAATCCACCACTGGTAGTCAACAAATTTTGATGGACGTTACAGCACATCCGGTGTACGGTACACCATTTAAATCTGAACACCGATATCTTACAAATGTACCAACAGAGAAGGTGCAGCCATCATGCTCGTCATATTTTCAACCAACAAATAGCCACTCGCAAATAAGAAGTGATCCCATCAATGATGTAAATGATCGGACTTCCACTGAAGCTTTTGATGTATTTTACATTCTTGCTGCGATTATCTTTTTGTTCTGCATCTATCAGCTTAAACAAA CCTTCAAACAACAAGTCCCTGATGTAGAGTTGCTGACACAACCAGAGAGAAATCCACTCATAAATGGGCATAATCATAATGATCCAGGAAGCTTAGAACTTGATTTGgaagaaattgaaaacattgaTAATGAATCGACTGAAAGAG TATTACTAGGGTGTCATACAACAAAAGTAAACCAGACATCGAATGGCAATAAAAAGAATCTTGCGAACACGGCAAATACTAATGGAACTGGTGGCCACCAACAAATGATGCAAACCATTACAAAAAACGTTTCTGAGATGGTAATAGCAAAGCTTCAAAAGCAAGGAATGTTTCCGACAACTGTTGTTAATACATCTTCTAGAGGTTGTACAGATTCTTTGCCAGAAGAAACAACACGTCGATTAACAACATGCA AACCATTGCTTGAAAAAGTGATAGTTAATCAATGGAAGCGGGACAGAAGTTGGTTTGTTCCGACCAATATTTCAACTTGTTCTAAAGAAAAAGCCAAATCAAATCTTAAGAATCCAGTAAACGTATCTGAAAAAGCGGGACCAGAAAAATCGACTTCCTCTCATCAAATGCCACTCGACTGCACTATACAGTCTATACTAAATAATACCGTCGATGTATGCTCTGATAAAGACGAAGAGGTCAATTCACTTTATACAGCTTGTCAAACTGGAAATGATagcattttacatattttgcataGCGTTGGAGCAGACATCAATCTATGTGCAGGAAATGGGATGAGTCCTCTCCAGTTGGGCTGTCAAAATGGTCACAAAAATACAGCCCGGTTTTTGTTAGACAATGGTGCAAACATAAACTTTCAGATGAACGACGGGGCCACTGCTCTCCTAATAGCTTGCTTTGAAGGACACGCTAGCATTGTAGAACTTTTACTTGAACGTGGTGCAGATAAAAAATTGTGCATGGAGAACGGAGTTAGCCCACTCTATGTTGCTTGTCAAAATGGAAGTAATAGTACAGTGGAAATATTACTCCGTAATCAAGCAGACATTAATATTTGCAGCAAAAACGAAGTGAGTCCCGTATTTATAGCCTGTCAGAAAGGGTATTATAACACTGTAATACTATTACTTAACAATGGTGCAAACGTAAACCTGTGTACGAAAGACAGTGTAAGTCCTTTATATATAGCATGCCAAAATGGAcatgaaaaaattgtaaaactatTACTTTCAAATGGAGCTGACATAAATCTATGTGAAGAAGAGGGTGGAGCTAGTCCTTTCTATATAGCCTGTCGTGAAGGGCATGAAACTATTGTTAGCATTTTATTGAGCCATGAAGCTAAAATAAATCAACGTATTAAAACAGGAGCAAGTCCTCTCTACATCGCCTGTGAAAAAGGACATGAATgtactgtacaacttttactgggAAATGATGCCGACATTAATGTATGCAAAACAAATGGAGTCAGTCCTCTCTTCATAGCGTGTCAAAATGGACACTCAAGTGTTGTGCAAATCTTACTGAGTAATAAAGCAGACATCAATTTATGCAATGGAAAAGGAGCCAGCCCTCTttttatagcttgtcaaaacgggcATAATGAAACTGCACGTATTCTTCTATCTTTTGGAGCTGACCCCAATCTGTGCGAAAATTCAAATGTAACCCCCCTATATATTGCTTGTCAAAATGGACATGATGACATTGTGGACAATTTATTGAATCATGGGGCAGATGTGAATTCACATAACAATGAATTCAGTCCCATCTATACAGCTTGTCAAAATGGACATTATTCTATTGTACAAATCTTACTGAGCAAAGGAGCAGACGTTAATGAGCgtcaaaaaaaaggaataagtcctatctatatagcttgtcaaaatgggTTATTTTCCATTgtgcaacttttactgagtaacggggcagaatttaatgaaaatcaggAAAAGGGAACTAATCCTCTTTATATAGCTCATCAAAATGGGCATGACCGAATTGTGGATCTGCTACTAGGTAAAAGCGGATCCAAGAGTACTGCAAGAATCCCTTGCGAAAGTAGTGATTCTACTTCAGTTATTGTCGAgttcaaagagatgccgcggacaatATTCTCCATTATACAACGAActtcatcagtaaattatcagatcagaaatacctatttgtctcgcactgatcatggaagtacaacttcaaaccgtgaacagttttaa